In Chaetodon trifascialis isolate fChaTrf1 chromosome 6, fChaTrf1.hap1, whole genome shotgun sequence, one DNA window encodes the following:
- the LOC139332197 gene encoding serine/threonine-protein phosphatase 6 catalytic subunit, which produces MAPLDLDKYAEIAKQCKYLPENDLKRLCDYVCDLLLEESNVQPVSTPVTVCGDIHGQFYDLCELFRTGGQVPDTNYIFMGDFVDRGYYSLETFTYLLVLKAKWPDRITLLRGNHESRQITQVYGFYDECQTKYGNANAWRYCTKVFDMLTVAALMDEQILCVHGGLSPDIKTLDQIRTIERNQEIPHKGAFCDLVWSDPEDVDTWAISPRGAGWLFGAKVTNEFVHINNLKLICRAHQLVHEGYKFMFDEKLVTVWSAPNYCYRCGNIASIMVFKDANTREPKLFRAVPDSERVIPPRTTTPYFL; this is translated from the exons ATGGCGCCTCTAGACTTGGATAAATATGCAGAGATTGCAAAACAGTGTAAATACCTCCCAGAGAATGACCTCAAG AGGTTATGTGACTATGTGTGcgacctgctgctggaggagtcCAACGTTCAGCCAGTTTCTACTCCTGTAACAGTGTGTGGTGACATACATGGACAG TTTTATGATCTCTGTGAACTCTTCCGAACTGGTGGCCAGGTTCCAGACACCAATTACATATTTATG GGCGACTTTGTTGACCGAGGGTATTACAGTTTGGAGACGTTCACTTACCTGCTGGTGCTGAAAGCCAAATGGCCTGACCGCATCACGCTCCTACGTGGAAACCATGAGAGCAGACAGATCACCCAAGTCTATGGCTTTTATG ATGAGTGCCAGACCAAGTATGGGAATGCAAATGCCTGGCGCTATTGCACCAAAGTGTTTGATATGTTAACAGTTGCTGCT CTGATGGACGAGCAGATCCTGTGTGTCCACGGAGGCCTCTCCCCAGACATAAAAACTCTAGATCAAATTCGAACCATTGAGCGGAACCAAGAGATCCCTCACAAAGGAGCATTTTGTGATCTGGTGTGGTCAGACCCTGAAGACGTAGACACTTGGGCCATCAGCCCCAGAGGAGCTGGCTGGCTCTTTGGTGCAAAGGTCACAAATGAG TTTGTTCACATCAACAACCTGAAACTGATCTGCAGAGCGCATCAACTTGTCCATGAAGGCTACAAGTTCATGTTTGATGAGAAGCTGGTCACAGTGTGGTCGGCTCCTAACTACTGCTATCGCTGCGGCAACATCGCCTCCATAATGGTCTTCAAGGACGCCAACACAAGAGAGCCAAAGCTCTTCAGAGCAGTGCCTGACTCTGAAAGGGTGATTCCACCTCGTACAACAACACCTTATTTCCTGTAA